The following proteins come from a genomic window of Aquimarina sp. MAR_2010_214:
- a CDS encoding Crp/Fnr family transcriptional regulator, translating to MYDRIINNVKRFIDLDDEEQKLFTSLLSTKKYKRKEMLLRNGEVAKHELFIVNGCVKNYTIDNNGFEHISMFAIEDWWTGDMASFTTGTPTIFNIEALEDTEVSQILKPDLELLFDKIPKFEKFFRILYQRSLTTYIERNNQNISFTAEERYLTFIKKYPKFEQRISQKNIAFYLGITPEFLSVLRKKLNR from the coding sequence ATGTATGACCGAATAATAAATAATGTAAAACGGTTTATTGACCTTGATGATGAAGAACAAAAATTGTTCACTTCGCTTTTAAGTACCAAAAAATATAAAAGAAAGGAAATGCTTTTAAGAAATGGAGAGGTTGCAAAGCACGAACTGTTCATCGTAAATGGGTGCGTAAAAAATTACACCATCGACAATAATGGATTTGAACATATCTCAATGTTTGCCATAGAAGATTGGTGGACTGGCGATATGGCGAGTTTTACTACAGGAACACCTACTATCTTTAATATAGAGGCGTTAGAAGATACCGAAGTGTCGCAAATTTTAAAACCCGATTTGGAATTATTATTTGACAAAATCCCCAAATTTGAGAAATTTTTTAGAATCTTATACCAACGCTCTTTAACAACATATATAGAAAGAAACAATCAGAATATTTCTTTTACAGCTGAAGAAAGGTATCTCACTTTTATTAAAAAATATCCAAAATTTGAACAACGGATTTCTCAAAAAAACATTGCTTTCTACCTTGGAATTACACCTGAATTTTTAAGTGTTTTAAGAAAGAAACTAAATAGATGA
- a CDS encoding tetratricopeptide repeat protein: MKKILFLIAILLTQVGFCQNFQSEFLKYCQSKDTLNQLKVLEEWKKSNPNDSELFTSYFNYHFSKSRKEVIELTTNQPNGQSLVLKDSLNKTAGFLGSKIHYDQKEVKKGLVKIDEGIKLYPNRLDMRFGKIYALGQILDWNNFTLEIIKTIKYSATNKNNWTWTNNETRNSTEKDFLLDIQTYQMQLYNTGNDELLKNMREIANEVLKYYPNHIESLSNLSITYLLAKKYDKALEPLLKAEKLDPKDYIVLSNIAQAYNLKGEKQNAIKYYEKTLEYGDERAKKYAKQQITELKK, encoded by the coding sequence ATGAAAAAAATATTATTTCTTATAGCAATTCTATTAACCCAAGTAGGGTTCTGTCAGAATTTCCAATCAGAGTTTTTAAAATATTGCCAATCTAAGGATACTCTGAATCAATTAAAAGTTTTGGAAGAATGGAAGAAATCAAATCCAAATGATTCTGAGCTTTTCACAAGCTATTTTAACTATCATTTTTCAAAGTCAAGAAAAGAAGTTATTGAGTTGACTACAAATCAACCTAATGGGCAAAGTTTGGTGCTGAAAGATAGTCTAAATAAAACAGCTGGCTTTTTAGGAAGTAAAATTCATTATGATCAAAAGGAAGTAAAAAAAGGACTGGTTAAAATTGATGAAGGAATTAAACTTTATCCAAACCGCCTTGATATGAGATTTGGGAAAATATATGCATTGGGACAAATACTAGATTGGAATAATTTTACATTGGAAATCATCAAAACAATTAAATATTCAGCTACCAATAAAAATAATTGGACTTGGACTAATAATGAAACAAGAAATAGCACAGAAAAAGATTTTCTATTAGACATTCAAACATACCAAATGCAATTATACAATACTGGAAATGATGAATTACTTAAAAATATGCGAGAAATTGCAAATGAGGTTTTAAAATATTATCCAAATCATATTGAGAGTTTATCTAACCTTTCAATAACATATTTACTGGCTAAAAAATATGATAAAGCTCTTGAACCATTATTAAAGGCAGAAAAACTAGATCCGAAAGATTATATTGTATTATCAAATATTGCTCAAGCTTATAATTTAAAAGGAGAAAAACAAAATGCAATTAAATATTACGAAAAGACCTTAGAGTATGGTGATGAAAGAGCTAAAAAATATGCAAAACAGCAAATAACTGAATTAAAAAAATAA
- a CDS encoding serine hydrolase: MKNLFLIIVCSILIINCKNSPKEAAKKITTDYINNNTELDSLMQTCFKRGIFNGNILVLKNDSIIYKNSIGFADGSKTKSLNQNMLFNIGSISKEFSAVSIMKLVEENKINLDDEISKHLPNLPNWSNKIEIHHLLNYTSGLPRYNWDKVRTDEDVYNDLINIKKLETEPGTNFMYSNNNILLRKMIIEKISGNSYNDYVKENLLSPLGMESTFLSPLTQVSELAKGFSDQPNNEEQTTYDKMSGGTYITTNDMYKWISGLHTEKIINSKSKNILNTPFTTDYYTETSLGASNIKNGEMTRHQHSGSHVNYEALIDHNLDNGLTVILFTNTANHKLWKIDHTINSVVHNNPYLIPNHSIKEAIQEKCKRNIKVGVSYYYQLKKENIEAYNFDDQRELNNLGYDFLQKEKIDDAIAIFELLVSEFPNSANAYDSLGEAYFTDKNYDLALKNYKKSLELNPKNSNAKKWIETIEKT, from the coding sequence ATGAAAAATCTTTTTTTAATCATTGTCTGCTCAATTCTTATTATAAACTGTAAAAACAGTCCAAAAGAGGCTGCCAAAAAAATTACAACTGACTACATAAACAACAATACTGAATTAGACTCTTTAATGCAAACGTGCTTTAAGCGAGGGATATTTAATGGTAACATTCTTGTATTAAAAAACGATAGTATCATTTATAAAAATAGTATTGGTTTTGCAGATGGTTCAAAAACTAAAAGTTTAAATCAAAATATGCTTTTTAATATTGGCTCTATCTCTAAAGAGTTTAGTGCAGTTAGTATTATGAAACTTGTTGAGGAAAACAAAATCAATTTAGATGATGAGATTTCTAAACATCTTCCAAATCTTCCAAATTGGTCTAATAAAATTGAAATTCATCATTTATTAAATTATACAAGCGGACTTCCAAGATATAATTGGGATAAAGTAAGAACTGATGAAGATGTTTATAATGACCTGATTAATATTAAAAAGTTAGAGACTGAACCTGGTACTAATTTTATGTATAGCAATAATAATATTCTTCTTCGTAAAATGATTATTGAAAAAATATCAGGAAATTCATATAATGATTATGTGAAAGAAAATCTACTAAGCCCTTTAGGAATGGAGAGTACATTTCTTTCTCCATTAACACAAGTATCTGAATTAGCAAAAGGATTTAGTGACCAACCTAATAATGAAGAACAAACTACATACGATAAAATGTCTGGTGGTACTTACATAACGACAAATGATATGTATAAATGGATTTCTGGTTTACACACTGAAAAAATTATAAACTCTAAATCAAAAAATATTTTAAACACACCGTTTACAACAGATTATTATACCGAAACTTCACTTGGTGCATCAAATATTAAAAATGGAGAGATGACAAGACATCAGCATTCAGGTTCTCACGTTAATTACGAGGCATTAATTGACCATAATTTGGATAATGGGCTTACGGTAATTTTATTTACTAATACTGCAAATCATAAACTTTGGAAAATAGACCACACAATAAATTCTGTGGTACATAATAACCCTTACTTAATTCCAAATCATTCAATTAAAGAAGCTATTCAAGAAAAATGCAAAAGAAACATTAAAGTTGGGGTTTCATATTATTATCAATTGAAAAAAGAAAATATTGAAGCCTATAATTTTGATGACCAAAGAGAATTAAATAATTTGGGATATGACTTTTTACAAAAGGAAAAAATAGATGATGCTATCGCAATCTTTGAATTATTAGTCTCTGAGTTTCCGAATTCTGCAAATGCATATGATAGCTTGGGAGAAGCCTATTTTACCGATAAAAATTATGATTTGGCACTTAAAAACTATAAAAAATCATTAGAACTTAATCCAAAAAATTCAAATGCAAAAAAATGGATTGAGACAATTGAAAAAACATAG
- a CDS encoding antitoxin Xre/MbcA/ParS toxin-binding domain-containing protein produces the protein MAELEKYFDGQKSWLDFLSNFNEEWKSSEFQKSLLNKLNNQIDIAKVIYFHIGENSLEWINKKIPALDNLTPLECLKTEKTTNRLKECLMRMK, from the coding sequence ATGGCTGAACTTGAAAAATATTTTGACGGACAAAAAAGTTGGTTGGACTTTTTATCAAATTTTAATGAAGAATGGAAATCGTCTGAATTCCAAAAATCTCTCTTGAATAAACTAAATAATCAAATAGATATAGCTAAAGTAATTTATTTCCATATTGGAGAAAATAGTTTGGAATGGATAAACAAAAAAATCCCAGCATTAGATAATCTTACTCCTTTAGAGTGTTTAAAAACAGAAAAAACAACAAACAGGCTGAAAGAATGCCTAATGAGAATGAAATAA
- a CDS encoding suppressor of fused domain protein, translating to MEGIKSIIDHFQNRDYFDEHYEWVNEHIEKHFPDTEVKVFHEIMTFDFKVHIHLIKAKSSKFDILITSGMSSLEMKIPQEAENPKDLRFAEMMMLIPKGIEFENVYTGDKKNDYIISMLKRTAKFPHQEDSWIGIGHSIVSDADFEPYGNDTEFVGGVILPSVTFDENFTKIKKDGRIINIYSFFPLYKNEVEYKINNGYNALLDRIIEADSKEILNPKRKNLIKKESFISKFLK from the coding sequence ATGGAGGGAATAAAAAGCATAATTGATCATTTCCAAAATAGAGATTATTTTGACGAACATTATGAATGGGTGAATGAGCACATTGAAAAACACTTTCCTGATACCGAAGTAAAAGTCTTTCACGAAATAATGACTTTTGACTTTAAAGTACACATACATTTAATAAAAGCAAAGTCTTCTAAGTTCGATATTTTGATTACATCAGGAATGAGTTCTTTAGAAATGAAAATTCCTCAAGAAGCCGAAAACCCCAAAGATCTAAGATTTGCTGAAATGATGATGTTAATTCCAAAAGGAATTGAATTTGAAAATGTTTATACCGGTGACAAAAAAAATGATTACATAATTTCAATGTTAAAGCGAACTGCTAAATTCCCTCATCAAGAAGACAGCTGGATAGGAATTGGACATTCCATAGTTTCCGACGCTGACTTTGAACCCTATGGAAATGATACGGAATTTGTGGGTGGAGTAATTTTACCTTCAGTAACTTTTGACGAAAATTTTACAAAAATTAAAAAGGACGGAAGGATTATAAATATTTACAGTTTTTTTCCTCTTTATAAAAATGAAGTTGAGTATAAAATTAATAATGGTTACAATGCTTTATTAGACAGAATAATAGAAGCTGATTCGAAAGAGATATTAAACCCTAAAAGAAAAAACTTAATAAAAAAAGAATCTTTTATCAGTAAATTTTTAAAATAG
- a CDS encoding IS110 family transposase — protein sequence MKTKDTTDSKLFIGIDVHKRSWKIHTATDLFDGSDLTIPPNAYALQKYVDKHFTGYQVYCCYESGCCGFSHHRLFESFGWCSMVVNPADVHRPAKAQFQKSDKIDARLLCRELKDGRLRGIHVPDIEREYLRCLFRRRNDLVKELRKIKTQIKMQLLYLGVEIPKELDQPHWSHKFRNWLKNLSFDYTTMDYCLQTRLASFDFVDKQQRDVSVKLRAYCRKHYKKDYYLLRSVPGVGPIVACGIICELGDLRRFKNFKQLASYVGLIPSVHQSGDSLTTSGLTPRANRIMRSYLVEATWVALRFDPVMQAYYRSHKGKDVKRILVKVARKLLSRIHAIIRTETPYQIGVVS from the coding sequence ATGAAAACAAAGGATACTACAGACTCAAAGTTATTTATTGGTATTGACGTACACAAGAGAAGTTGGAAAATTCATACAGCTACCGACCTTTTTGATGGCTCAGATTTGACGATTCCTCCCAATGCTTATGCATTACAGAAATATGTAGACAAACATTTTACAGGATATCAGGTATATTGTTGTTATGAATCTGGTTGTTGTGGTTTTAGTCATCATCGCTTATTTGAATCTTTTGGTTGGTGTTCTATGGTGGTTAACCCGGCTGATGTTCACCGGCCAGCCAAGGCACAATTTCAGAAGAGCGATAAGATCGATGCTCGATTATTATGTAGGGAGTTAAAAGATGGTCGTTTACGAGGGATTCATGTTCCAGATATTGAGCGGGAGTACTTACGATGTCTATTTCGTAGGCGTAATGATCTAGTTAAAGAACTGCGTAAGATCAAAACCCAAATCAAGATGCAACTATTGTATTTAGGAGTTGAGATTCCCAAAGAGTTAGATCAACCCCATTGGTCTCATAAATTTAGAAATTGGCTAAAGAATTTATCCTTTGATTATACCACGATGGATTATTGTTTGCAGACCCGATTAGCATCTTTTGATTTTGTAGACAAGCAACAACGAGACGTGAGTGTTAAACTACGCGCTTATTGTCGTAAACATTACAAGAAGGATTATTATTTACTAAGGAGTGTTCCAGGAGTAGGTCCTATTGTAGCATGTGGGATCATTTGTGAGTTAGGCGATTTACGAAGGTTTAAGAATTTTAAGCAGTTGGCTAGTTATGTTGGTTTGATTCCATCTGTTCACCAGAGTGGTGATAGTTTGACTACTTCTGGCCTTACTCCCAGAGCAAACAGAATTATGAGAAGTTACCTGGTAGAGGCTACTTGGGTTGCTTTACGGTTTGATCCTGTGATGCAAGCATATTACCGATCTCATAAGGGAAAAGATGTGAAAAGGATTTTAGTAAAGGTGGCCAGAAAATTACTGAGCCGTATTCATGCTATTATCAGAACAGAAACCCCCTATCAGATAGGAGTGGTAAGTTGA
- a CDS encoding serine hydrolase gives MNKFIIVILSLSIFGYSNAQKQETQPFLKYYKTIDSLMKISHERGIFNGNVLVTRNNSLVYQKSFGYTDGSEQTKLTKKSIFNIGSIAKEFNAVSIVMLIEIGKLQFDDKLSQFGLGLPAWSEKVTIKHLLNYVSGIPQIDYDNVEDEKDILEDLQLLPNLLFEPGTNYNYNNNSIFLQKRIIESVTKKTYQEFVMENIIFPLKMENVVFDPDFDYLNSVRCFDVHKINCEEVSTSKDWLWVSIDDLNKWITALHNNKLISRSSLELLLQNQYFKNKESSLGSSHDSFALHLHGGQSWQFEAAFMSEFKDDLNIILMSNNKSKGFEIIQSMHKIMKGKPFSLPKRSIYRQIRSKCHENIDLGIKSYYDLKESSLEIYDFENSNELKELGYDLLTSKKNNQSIEIFKLAVSEFPDNASLYNSLGEAYYANKQYDLALVNYKKSFELDNTNENAKKMIEKINNIPKK, from the coding sequence ATGAACAAATTTATTATTGTTATCCTTTCTTTATCTATTTTTGGATATAGCAACGCACAAAAACAAGAAACGCAACCTTTTTTGAAATACTATAAAACCATTGATTCTCTTATGAAGATTAGCCATGAAAGAGGAATTTTTAATGGTAATGTATTAGTTACAAGAAATAATTCCCTTGTGTATCAAAAATCATTTGGATACACAGATGGTTCAGAACAAACCAAGCTGACAAAAAAATCTATTTTCAATATAGGTTCAATTGCAAAAGAATTTAATGCCGTTTCTATTGTCATGTTGATAGAAATAGGGAAATTACAATTTGACGATAAACTCTCTCAATTTGGTTTAGGTTTGCCTGCTTGGTCTGAAAAAGTCACCATCAAGCACCTTTTAAACTACGTTAGTGGGATTCCACAAATTGATTATGACAATGTGGAAGATGAGAAAGACATTTTGGAAGACTTACAACTTCTACCCAATTTACTATTTGAACCAGGCACAAATTATAACTACAATAACAATAGTATTTTTCTTCAGAAAAGGATTATTGAAAGTGTTACGAAAAAAACATATCAAGAATTTGTGATGGAAAATATTATTTTCCCTTTAAAAATGGAAAATGTCGTATTTGACCCTGATTTTGATTATCTAAATAGTGTTAGGTGCTTTGACGTACATAAAATAAATTGCGAAGAAGTTTCTACTAGTAAAGATTGGTTATGGGTATCAATCGATGATCTGAATAAATGGATTACTGCTCTACACAACAACAAATTAATTTCTAGATCGTCACTAGAACTACTCCTACAGAATCAGTATTTTAAAAATAAAGAATCTAGTCTAGGTTCATCTCATGATTCATTTGCATTACATCTCCATGGTGGTCAATCTTGGCAATTTGAAGCAGCTTTTATGAGTGAATTCAAGGATGACCTTAATATTATTTTAATGTCAAACAATAAAAGTAAAGGCTTTGAAATAATTCAATCTATGCATAAAATAATGAAAGGAAAGCCTTTTAGTTTGCCTAAAAGATCTATCTATAGACAAATTCGTAGTAAATGCCATGAAAATATTGATTTGGGCATTAAATCTTATTATGACTTAAAAGAAAGTAGTTTAGAGATCTACGACTTTGAAAACTCTAACGAATTAAAAGAACTTGGTTATGATTTATTAACTTCAAAAAAAAATAATCAAAGTATTGAAATATTCAAATTAGCTGTTTCTGAATTTCCTGATAATGCAAGCTTATATAATAGTTTAGGAGAAGCTTACTATGCAAATAAACAATATGATTTAGCTTTAGTTAATTATAAAAAGTCCTTTGAACTTGATAACACTAATGAAAATGCTAAAAAAATGATTGAGAAGATTAACAATATACCAAAAAAATAA
- the rsgA gene encoding ribosome small subunit-dependent GTPase A, with product MKLEHFGYNDKIEKLRIQHNLVDFEIGRIISEHKERYIVKTEKGEFDAEITGNLRYTANTREDFPIVGDWVAISEYDDNKVLIHSIFPRKTIIERQAVGKQGEKQIIATNIDFAFIVQAVDRDFNINRIERYLTICNTSNVKPIIILNKIDLINDIELTNLISKVQERVKQVPVIAMSNESHKGIERVKGYIVKGKTYCLLGSSGVGKSSLLNNLSGKQLMKTNTISTSTNKGRHVTSHRELIVLEDGGIIIDNPGIREVGIADSVGGLEKTFEKIVELSKNCKFNDCTHTIEIDCAVMAAVESEEIDKLFYENYLKMKREKEHFESTVAEKRKKDKNFGKMVKQFKNIKKIK from the coding sequence ATGAAATTAGAACATTTCGGATATAACGACAAAATAGAAAAACTAAGAATTCAACATAATCTAGTAGACTTTGAAATCGGAAGAATTATTTCAGAGCATAAGGAAAGATACATTGTTAAAACTGAAAAAGGGGAATTTGATGCTGAAATTACAGGAAACTTAAGATATACCGCAAATACTCGTGAAGATTTTCCTATTGTAGGAGATTGGGTTGCAATTTCTGAATATGATGATAATAAAGTTCTCATACACTCTATTTTTCCCAGAAAAACCATCATTGAAAGACAAGCAGTTGGCAAACAAGGAGAAAAACAAATCATAGCAACAAATATTGACTTTGCTTTTATAGTGCAAGCAGTCGACAGGGATTTTAATATCAATCGAATAGAAAGGTATCTGACAATTTGCAATACATCCAATGTAAAACCGATTATCATTCTCAATAAAATTGATTTGATAAACGATATCGAATTGACGAATTTGATATCTAAAGTTCAAGAAAGAGTAAAACAAGTACCAGTAATTGCTATGAGCAATGAGTCCCATAAAGGGATTGAGAGAGTGAAAGGGTATATTGTAAAGGGTAAAACCTACTGTTTATTGGGTTCGTCAGGAGTAGGGAAATCAAGCCTTCTAAACAATCTTTCGGGTAAACAACTGATGAAAACAAATACGATTAGCACAAGTACGAATAAAGGACGGCACGTTACTAGCCATCGAGAATTAATAGTTCTTGAAGATGGTGGAATTATAATTGACAATCCTGGAATAAGAGAAGTGGGTATTGCAGATTCAGTTGGAGGGTTGGAAAAGACATTTGAAAAAATAGTTGAACTATCTAAAAATTGTAAATTCAATGATTGTACCCATACAATAGAAATTGATTGTGCTGTTATGGCAGCCGTTGAAAGTGAAGAAATCGATAAATTATTCTATGAAAATTATCTGAAAATGAAACGAGAAAAAGAACATTTTGAATCAACTGTTGCTGAAAAACGTAAAAAGGACAAAAATTTTGGAAAAATGGTCAAGCAATTTAAAAATATAAAAAAAATCAAATAG
- a CDS encoding GNAT family N-acetyltransferase codes for MIKIVPYNKLHQSDIDEMMNEIASEFDEQIFPKPTNETPITPDRYWVALNNKKVIGTVGVIVIKKEFGVLKKMMLKKTFRGKGLGISKLLLETVINWCEQNDIPKIYLGTMNQFKAAQVFYKKNGFNRISENELPSNFLNNPLDKVFFEQNLNNLN; via the coding sequence ATGATAAAAATTGTACCTTATAACAAACTTCATCAAAGTGATATTGATGAAATGATGAACGAAATTGCATCGGAATTTGATGAACAAATATTTCCTAAACCGACAAATGAAACACCAATTACACCTGATAGGTATTGGGTTGCGCTGAATAATAAAAAAGTTATTGGAACTGTTGGAGTAATTGTTATTAAAAAAGAATTTGGTGTTTTAAAAAAAATGATGCTAAAAAAAACATTTCGCGGAAAAGGATTGGGAATATCAAAATTATTACTAGAAACTGTTATCAATTGGTGTGAACAAAATGACATTCCAAAGATTTACCTAGGAACTATGAATCAGTTTAAAGCAGCTCAGGTGTTTTACAAGAAAAATGGATTCAACAGAATTTCAGAAAATGAATTACCTAGTAATTTTCTAAATAACCCATTGGACAAAGTGTTTTTTGAACAAAATTTAAATAACCTGAATTGA
- a CDS encoding HD domain-containing protein, which yields MKIDYLKIVELHKEVKSLLEQFDAPQRLVKHLTIVNSTAVYIVEQLKSEWPNLPLNEKEILFGASTHDIGKAVITDELYRKGKKHESEGFKILKELGYNDKESRFTITHGNWENSNLFIEDLIVCLSDKIWKGKRINKLEERITTNISELTKTDFWDVSMKLELILEKIAVGSDDRIAWQGI from the coding sequence ATGAAAATCGATTATTTGAAAATAGTAGAACTACACAAAGAAGTAAAGAGTTTACTTGAACAGTTTGATGCTCCTCAAAGACTTGTCAAGCATCTAACAATAGTTAATTCAACAGCTGTTTATATAGTTGAACAATTAAAAAGTGAATGGCCAAACTTGCCATTAAATGAAAAGGAAATACTATTTGGTGCATCTACTCATGATATCGGAAAAGCTGTAATTACTGATGAATTATATAGAAAAGGTAAAAAACACGAATCCGAGGGTTTCAAAATATTAAAAGAGCTTGGTTATAATGATAAGGAATCAAGGTTTACAATAACTCACGGAAATTGGGAAAATTCTAATCTTTTCATAGAAGATCTTATTGTATGTTTATCTGATAAAATTTGGAAAGGAAAACGAATAAATAAATTAGAGGAACGGATAACTACTAATATTTCGGAATTAACTAAAACCGATTTCTGGGACGTTTCAATGAAGCTGGAGCTCATTCTAGAAAAGATTGCTGTAGGATCGGACGATAGAATAGCTTGGCAAGGAATATAA
- a CDS encoding CPBP family intramembrane glutamic endopeptidase produces MNIRELFFNDNNQMKTLWRILIFIILLSLVISPLVLINNSYLQFVGAVFILIFGLYINSKYLDKRDFLEYGLVFKIETFSNLSIGILIGFFSVILMLLIGKITGILIVSNPVSTLQLSLISLFAFKMFLVSILEETFFRGYLYTNLYDGFKSKKISQKKIFLISLLISSVIFGLAHFSNNHASIQSIVLLTINGMVWCIPFAITKNLGLSIGLHFAWNFTQTVLGFTMSGNKAVNSLYQIENQKSHLLSGGEYGPEAGFLGLIGFITMLLLSYAYLKIKQKKTLHNTVYKT; encoded by the coding sequence ATGAATATTAGAGAGTTATTTTTCAATGATAACAACCAAATGAAGACTTTATGGAGAATACTGATTTTCATAATTCTTCTATCCCTTGTGATTTCACCTCTTGTTTTAATTAACAACTCATATTTGCAATTTGTTGGAGCCGTATTTATATTAATATTTGGTCTATATATTAACTCTAAATACCTTGACAAAAGAGATTTCTTAGAATACGGTCTTGTGTTCAAAATAGAAACTTTTTCAAATTTATCAATTGGAATTCTAATCGGATTTTTTTCAGTCATTCTGATGTTACTTATTGGTAAGATAACTGGAATTTTAATAGTCTCTAACCCAGTATCTACCCTACAATTATCATTAATATCACTTTTCGCTTTTAAAATGTTCCTTGTAAGTATATTAGAGGAAACTTTTTTTAGGGGATATCTATATACCAATCTTTATGATGGGTTTAAATCAAAAAAAATATCTCAAAAAAAGATATTTTTGATTTCACTATTAATATCATCTGTAATATTTGGACTAGCGCATTTCAGCAATAACCATGCATCGATTCAGTCAATTGTATTACTTACAATAAATGGAATGGTTTGGTGTATTCCATTTGCAATTACAAAAAATTTAGGATTATCAATCGGATTACACTTTGCTTGGAATTTTACTCAAACAGTGTTAGGGTTTACAATGAGTGGCAACAAAGCTGTAAATTCATTATATCAAATCGAGAATCAAAAATCGCATTTGCTTTCAGGTGGTGAATATGGCCCAGAGGCAGGTTTTTTAGGTCTTATTGGATTTATTACTATGCTATTACTTTCTTATGCTTATTTGAAAATAAAACAGAAAAAAACGTTGCACAACACGGTGTATAAAACATAG
- a CDS encoding pentapeptide repeat-containing protein, whose translation MKTKKEILEYYQNGQRFYRNVDFDSGESYADSNFQDAMFENCYFGVDFSNSNFRNARFSECNLKSTDFQNCDLTKTEIINCLVESINFGNSDTSDLLFDNNTSYGNEVKINTDSNEIEAFAHSLVTELYERVPEFDKISDHHSDDLLYVVYGDLSLRLSEQITELEKPNKLITDSFTFFNYLGDKNDKEIDNLLVVGIYEGLYWSKKCNDLSRELLKDRTKEVYEHWMINGNIQAEY comes from the coding sequence TTGAAAACAAAAAAAGAAATATTAGAGTATTATCAAAACGGACAAAGATTCTATCGGAATGTGGATTTCGATAGCGGAGAATCTTATGCGGATTCTAATTTCCAAGATGCGATGTTTGAGAACTGTTATTTTGGTGTCGATTTCTCGAATTCTAATTTTAGAAACGCAAGATTTTCGGAATGTAATCTCAAATCAACTGATTTTCAAAATTGTGACTTAACAAAAACTGAAATCATCAATTGCTTAGTTGAATCAATAAATTTTGGTAACTCAGATACCTCTGACTTACTTTTCGATAATAATACGAGTTATGGAAATGAAGTGAAAATTAATACTGACTCTAACGAAATAGAAGCTTTTGCACATTCATTAGTAACGGAATTATATGAAAGAGTACCTGAATTTGACAAAATAAGCGACCATCATTCTGATGACTTGCTTTATGTCGTTTATGGAGATTTGAGTTTAAGGCTTTCTGAACAAATAACTGAATTAGAAAAACCTAATAAGTTAATTACGGACTCATTCACTTTCTTCAATTATTTAGGAGATAAAAACGATAAAGAAATAGATAATTTATTAGTTGTTGGAATTTACGAAGGTCTTTATTGGAGTAAAAAATGTAATGATTTAAGTAGAGAATTACTAAAAGACAGAACTAAAGAAGTTTACGAGCATTGGATGATAAATGGAAATATCCAAGCTGAATACTGA
- a CDS encoding GNAT family N-acetyltransferase: MNQYKTFQTERLILKPTSLEDAEFIFKLFNSPKWIEYIGDRNIKTIEDAKEYIETKMITQLKKLGYSNYTLIRKEDNCKIGTCGLYDRDGLEGIDIGFAFLPEYEKKGYAYESANKLKNIAFSEFELTCVNAITRKENMSSQKLLEKLGMKKEGTTKLPNDFKEWLVYKIKI; encoded by the coding sequence ATGAATCAATATAAAACATTTCAAACTGAAAGATTAATACTTAAACCAACTTCACTAGAAGATGCTGAATTTATTTTTAAATTGTTCAATAGCCCAAAATGGATTGAATATATCGGTGATAGAAATATAAAAACAATAGAAGATGCAAAAGAATATATTGAAACCAAAATGATAACTCAACTTAAAAAACTTGGATATTCAAATTATACATTAATCCGAAAAGAAGACAATTGTAAGATAGGAACTTGTGGATTGTATGATAGAGATGGATTAGAAGGAATTGATATTGGTTTCGCTTTCTTGCCTGAGTATGAAAAAAAAGGTTATGCGTACGAATCTGCTAATAAGTTAAAAAACATTGCATTTAGTGAATTTGAACTCACTTGTGTAAATGCCATTACTAGAAAAGAGAATATGTCTTCTCAAAAATTATTAGAAAAGTTAGGAATGAAAAAAGAAGGAACAACTAAACTTCCAAATGATTTTAAAGAATGGTTAGTTTATAAAATTAAAATATAA